In Hyla sarda isolate aHylSar1 chromosome 9, aHylSar1.hap1, whole genome shotgun sequence, the following proteins share a genomic window:
- the ZFP36 gene encoding mRNA decay activator protein ZFP36 — MSTMLDIQTIYENLRNLNLSEDIESTNDNIFTNPKRRHSCAPEVYDEAKWSARWTYEPPRAPFRTDRSISLTEGPRTALPPPPPGFPPLKTPLPSLPAPSPRYKTELCRTFSETGTCKYGSKCQFAHGQGELREPNRHPKYKTEYCHKFHLYGECPYGSRCNFIHHPAEQGTSPQHVLRQSLSYTGVPIRRASPPPPGFPDPASFTRAASVSPPPSESIFSPAPSETRSHVSSLKGMESCNRCCSCRCSRAGNLVQDPFSNYQLLRSPSSSSLTENECYSSGSESPVFEVPNQVAANKRLPIFHRLSVSD, encoded by the coding sequence AACCTTCGCAACTTGAATTTGTCAGAAGATATAGAGAGCACCAATGACAACATCTTCACTAACCCAAAGAGGAGACATTCTTGCGCCCCTGAAGTCTATGATGAAGCAAAATGGTCTGCTAGATGGACTTACGAGCCTCCTCGAGCTCCTTTCAGAACAGACAGGTCCATCAGCCTCACTGAAGGACCCCGAACAGCACTACCTCCACCACCACCGGGGTTCCCTCCATTGAAAACTCCTCTGCCTTCTCTTCCTGCTCCATCACCACGTTACAAGACAGAGCTGTGCCGTACCTTCTCAGAAACAGGTACTTGTAAATATGGCTCAAAATGTCAATTCGCTCATGGGCAAGGTGAGCTAAGAGAGCCAAACCGTCATCCAAAGTACAAGACAGAGTATTGCCATAAGTTTCACCTCTATGGAGAATGTCCATATGGTTCCCGATGCAATTTTATCCACCACCCAGCTGAGCAAGGTACCAGTCCTCAACACGTTCTACGCCAGAGCCTCAGCTACACCGGTGTACCCATCAGAAGAGCCTCTCCACCACCACCAGGTTTCCCTGACCCTGCTTCCTTCACCAGAGCTGCATCGGTCTCCCCTCCTCCCAGTGAATCAATTTTCTCTCCTGCTCCTTCTGAGACCAGAAGCCATGTTTCTTCCCTCAAAGGAATGGAGTCCTGTAATCGTTGTTGCTCATGCCGATGCTCCAGAGCTGGGAATCTAGTTCAGGACCCTTTCTCCAACTACCAACTCCTACGTTCACCTTCTTCCAGTTCCTTGACCGAAAACGAGTGTTACAGCAGTGGTTCGGAGTCTCCTGTGTTTGAGGTGCCAAACCAAGTGGCTGCCAACAAGCGTTTGCCCATCTTCCACAGGCTATCTGTGTCCGACTGA